Proteins encoded within one genomic window of Polynucleobacter duraquae:
- a CDS encoding NADH-ubiquinone oxidoreductase-F iron-sulfur binding region domain-containing protein, whose amino-acid sequence MNHPKPSDEVKAVAVATADDLRETIRRKSKLKGRQADDVSLAEVRQLIGVAADRRDLLIENLHKLNDEYRALHDRHLVALAKEMNLPMAEVYEVATFYHHFEVVRGNDPVADITLRVCDGIACELAGAQNLLAKLPAILGNPKIKVEAAPCVGRCEQAPVAVVHQYPVLFATTDKVAAAVKNNLTTHPMAKDSANFDPAALAEKGISPQGDNQAVSPDYVGYESYRAQGGYALAKEIVEGKKDSESIVKIMESSGLRGLGGAGFPAGRKWRIVRDQVAPKLMAVNIDEGEPGTFKDRTYLERDPHRFLEGLLIAANVVGIDACYIYLRDEYHGCRELLELELAKLIANPPFKLPLIELRRGAGAYICGEESAMIESIEGKRGEPRMRPPYIAQVGLFGRPTLEHNFETLYWVRDIVQRGPEWFSSFGRHDRKGLRSYSVSGRVKNPGVKLAPAGITIQELIDEYCGGMQDGHKFYGYLPGGASGGILPATMNDIPLDFDTLQPYGCFIGSAAVMVFGDKDKARDMALNVMHFFEHESCGQCTPCRVGTSKAAKLMQSPSWDQNTLEDLATVMVDASICGLGQAAPNPIRCIAKYFPEEIA is encoded by the coding sequence ATGAATCACCCAAAACCCTCAGATGAAGTCAAGGCTGTTGCCGTAGCAACAGCAGATGATTTAAGGGAAACCATTCGTCGCAAGAGCAAGCTCAAAGGGCGTCAAGCAGACGATGTGTCCTTGGCAGAGGTTCGCCAGTTAATTGGTGTTGCAGCTGATCGTCGTGATTTGCTGATTGAAAATTTACATAAGCTCAATGATGAATACCGTGCTTTGCATGATCGTCATTTGGTTGCTCTCGCAAAAGAAATGAATTTGCCGATGGCGGAAGTTTATGAGGTTGCCACTTTTTATCACCACTTTGAAGTGGTGCGTGGCAATGATCCCGTTGCTGATATTACTCTGCGTGTTTGTGATGGTATCGCCTGTGAGTTGGCTGGCGCACAAAATCTATTAGCAAAGTTACCAGCAATTTTAGGTAATCCAAAAATTAAGGTGGAGGCCGCTCCCTGTGTGGGCCGTTGTGAACAGGCTCCAGTAGCAGTTGTGCATCAGTACCCAGTATTGTTCGCAACTACAGATAAGGTTGCCGCCGCCGTCAAAAATAATTTGACGACTCATCCGATGGCTAAGGACAGTGCGAATTTTGATCCTGCGGCTTTAGCTGAAAAGGGCATATCCCCACAAGGTGACAATCAAGCAGTTTCACCAGACTATGTAGGCTATGAGTCCTATCGCGCGCAGGGTGGTTACGCTTTAGCAAAAGAAATTGTTGAAGGTAAAAAAGACAGCGAGAGCATTGTCAAGATCATGGAAAGCTCGGGACTTCGCGGTCTAGGTGGTGCGGGCTTCCCAGCAGGACGCAAGTGGCGCATTGTGAGAGATCAAGTCGCTCCAAAATTGATGGCAGTGAACATTGACGAAGGTGAGCCAGGTACATTTAAGGATCGCACCTATTTGGAGCGTGACCCACATCGTTTTTTAGAGGGTTTGTTAATTGCCGCTAATGTAGTCGGTATAGATGCTTGCTATATTTATTTGCGCGACGAGTATCACGGTTGCCGTGAACTGCTCGAATTGGAGCTAGCAAAGCTCATAGCAAATCCGCCATTTAAATTACCATTGATTGAGTTACGACGTGGCGCGGGCGCGTACATTTGCGGTGAAGAATCCGCCATGATTGAAAGTATCGAGGGTAAACGGGGCGAACCTCGTATGCGTCCCCCTTACATAGCTCAAGTTGGTTTGTTTGGTCGTCCAACACTAGAGCACAACTTTGAAACTCTCTACTGGGTGCGCGATATTGTTCAGCGTGGCCCTGAGTGGTTTAGCTCTTTCGGTCGTCATGATCGCAAAGGCTTACGCAGTTATAGCGTTAGTGGCCGAGTTAAAAACCCGGGTGTGAAACTGGCTCCAGCCGGTATTACGATTCAGGAGTTGATTGATGAGTATTGTGGCGGCATGCAAGATGGCCACAAGTTCTACGGTTATTTACCGGGTGGCGCGTCTGGCGGCATCTTGCCAGCAACCATGAATGACATTCCATTGGACTTTGATACCTTGCAGCCTTATGGTTGTTTCATTGGTTCGGCTGCGGTGATGGTGTTTGGCGATAAAGACAAGGCGCGCGATATGGCGCTCAACGTAATGCACTTCTTTGAACATGAGAGCTGCGGTCAATGTACGCCATGTCGTGTAGGCACCAGCAAAGCTGCCAAGTTAATGCAGTCACCATCTTGGGATCAGAATACTTTAGAAGACTTAGCCACTGTGATGGTTGACGCTTCTATCTGCGGCCTCGGTCAAGCTGCACCAAATCCAATTCGCTGTATTGCAAAATATTTCCCAGAAGAAATTGCTTAA
- the fdhF gene encoding formate dehydrogenase subunit alpha gives MNAPVNPKELELQTVEFKLDGKTIVSYEGETILKAAKRHGIDIPHLCFKDGYRADGNCRACVVEINGERTLAPSCCRSATPGMDVKANSERALKSQKLVLEMLLSDMPDEGFKWVGDSKEEEQKNQHGELSTWAARLDVTVRPELKALRREKVSHDVSHPAMAVNLDACIQCNRCVRACREEQVNDVIGYAMRGSHSEIVFDLNDPMGDSTCVACGECVQACPTGALMPKGLIGSQTVDRKVDSVCPFCGVGCQITYNVKDEKIVSVEGRDGPANHNRLCVKGRFGMDYIHNPQRLTKPLIRKAGVAKDETLLEGKQDWSDIFREATWEEALELAGGGLKKLKDQYGNKVLAGFGSAKGSNEEAYLFQKLVRTGFGSNNVDHCTRLCHASSVAALLEGVGSGAVSNQVNDVEHSSLIFLIGSNPTANHPVAATWFKNAAKRGAKIVLCDPRATEISKHAWRTMQFKPDTDVAMLNAMIYTVIEEGLVDKDFVENRSNNFEALKENIKGYSPEAMAPICGIPAETLREVAREFATTKSAMILWGMGISQHVHGTDNARCLIALVSITGQIGKPGSGLHPLRGQNNVQGASDAGLIPMMFPNYQRVDNPEAHAWFEKFWDTPLDKKPGYTVVEIMHKITAPDSDPDKIRGMYVEGENPAMSDPDLNHARHALASLDLLVVQDIFMTETALLADVVLPASAWPEKVGTASNTDRMVQMGKKAINPPGDAKPDLWIIQQIAKRMGLNWNYQGADDGVAEVYDEMRQAMHAAINGITWERLEKESSVTYPCLSAEDPGRPIVFDDKFDTKDGRVKLVPADIIPANERPDAEYPFVLITGRQLEHWHTGSMTRRATVLDAIEPMATVSMHGEDMTQLGVSAGDVITVQSRRGEVAIHVRRDDGTPRGVIFIPFAYYEAAANLITNSALDPFGKIPEFKYCAVKLARGGQAAPVMGYGTNDPSRKQAVVTC, from the coding sequence ATGAACGCACCAGTAAATCCTAAAGAGCTTGAATTGCAAACCGTTGAGTTCAAGCTTGACGGCAAAACCATCGTTTCTTACGAAGGTGAGACTATTCTCAAGGCTGCTAAGCGCCACGGGATCGATATTCCTCATTTGTGTTTTAAAGATGGTTACCGCGCTGATGGTAATTGCCGTGCTTGCGTAGTAGAAATTAATGGTGAGCGTACTTTGGCGCCCAGTTGCTGCCGTAGCGCAACTCCAGGCATGGATGTTAAAGCCAATAGCGAGCGTGCACTAAAGAGTCAAAAGCTAGTGCTCGAGATGTTGTTATCAGACATGCCTGATGAGGGATTTAAGTGGGTTGGTGATAGTAAAGAAGAAGAGCAAAAAAATCAACACGGTGAATTGAGCACTTGGGCAGCACGCTTAGATGTTACGGTTCGCCCAGAGCTCAAAGCATTACGTCGTGAAAAAGTCAGTCATGATGTATCTCACCCAGCCATGGCAGTGAATCTAGATGCCTGCATTCAATGTAATCGTTGTGTGCGCGCTTGTCGTGAAGAGCAGGTCAATGATGTGATCGGCTATGCAATGCGCGGTTCTCATAGCGAGATTGTGTTCGATCTAAATGACCCCATGGGTGATAGCACATGCGTTGCTTGTGGTGAGTGCGTACAAGCATGCCCAACAGGTGCATTAATGCCTAAAGGTTTAATTGGCTCGCAAACGGTTGACCGTAAGGTAGATTCAGTTTGTCCTTTCTGCGGTGTAGGTTGCCAAATTACTTACAACGTGAAAGATGAAAAGATTGTTAGCGTAGAAGGTCGTGATGGCCCGGCCAATCACAATCGTCTTTGCGTGAAGGGTCGCTTTGGTATGGATTACATCCATAATCCACAGCGCTTAACTAAGCCGCTAATTCGTAAAGCGGGCGTTGCTAAAGATGAAACTTTATTAGAAGGTAAGCAAGACTGGTCCGATATCTTCCGTGAAGCTACTTGGGAAGAGGCTTTGGAACTTGCTGGTGGTGGCCTCAAAAAGCTAAAAGATCAATACGGTAACAAGGTGCTTGCAGGCTTTGGCTCTGCAAAAGGCAGCAATGAAGAGGCTTACTTATTCCAAAAACTGGTACGCACCGGTTTTGGTAGTAATAACGTTGACCATTGCACACGCCTTTGCCATGCATCTTCTGTAGCTGCGTTGCTCGAGGGTGTTGGTTCTGGTGCCGTTAGTAACCAAGTCAACGATGTTGAGCACTCAAGTCTTATTTTCTTAATTGGTTCAAATCCAACAGCAAATCATCCCGTTGCTGCTACCTGGTTTAAGAATGCCGCTAAACGAGGCGCCAAAATTGTCTTGTGTGATCCACGTGCAACTGAAATCAGTAAGCATGCCTGGCGTACGATGCAGTTCAAGCCAGATACGGATGTGGCGATGCTCAATGCCATGATCTACACAGTCATTGAAGAGGGCTTAGTTGATAAAGACTTTGTTGAGAACCGCTCCAATAATTTTGAAGCTCTTAAGGAAAATATTAAGGGTTATAGCCCAGAAGCAATGGCACCCATCTGCGGTATTCCAGCAGAAACCTTGCGTGAAGTAGCTAGAGAATTTGCTACTACTAAATCTGCCATGATTTTGTGGGGAATGGGTATTAGTCAGCACGTTCATGGTACTGATAACGCCCGTTGCTTAATTGCTTTAGTTAGTATTACTGGCCAAATTGGTAAGCCTGGTTCTGGTTTGCATCCACTGCGCGGACAAAATAACGTGCAGGGTGCAAGTGATGCTGGATTAATCCCGATGATGTTCCCGAACTACCAACGCGTAGACAATCCCGAAGCGCATGCCTGGTTTGAGAAATTTTGGGATACCCCATTAGATAAGAAGCCCGGTTACACCGTAGTGGAGATCATGCACAAGATCACTGCGCCCGATAGTGATCCAGACAAGATTCGTGGCATGTATGTTGAGGGTGAAAATCCTGCGATGAGTGATCCCGACTTGAATCATGCCCGCCATGCTTTAGCTTCTTTGGATCTATTGGTCGTGCAAGATATTTTTATGACCGAGACTGCACTCCTAGCGGATGTGGTGTTACCAGCAAGTGCATGGCCTGAGAAGGTTGGTACTGCTAGCAATACTGATCGTATGGTGCAGATGGGCAAGAAAGCCATTAACCCTCCGGGGGACGCAAAGCCTGATTTATGGATTATTCAGCAAATTGCTAAACGCATGGGTCTGAACTGGAACTACCAAGGTGCTGACGACGGTGTTGCAGAAGTGTATGACGAGATGCGTCAAGCAATGCATGCAGCCATTAACGGTATCACTTGGGAGCGTTTAGAAAAAGAGTCTAGCGTGACTTACCCATGCTTATCCGCTGAAGATCCGGGTCGCCCCATTGTGTTTGATGACAAGTTTGATACTAAAGATGGCAGAGTGAAGTTAGTGCCAGCCGATATCATTCCCGCGAATGAGCGCCCAGATGCGGAGTATCCATTTGTATTGATTACAGGTCGTCAGCTAGAGCATTGGCATACCGGTAGCATGACGCGCCGTGCAACTGTCTTAGATGCGATTGAGCCAATGGCTACCGTATCAATGCACGGTGAAGATATGACCCAGTTAGGTGTATCTGCTGGTGATGTCATTACGGTTCAGTCTCGTCGTGGGGAGGTCGCTATCCACGTTCGACGAGATGACGGAACTCCCCGTGGCGTGATCTTTATTCCGTTTGCATACTATGAGGCTGCAGCCAACCTCATTACCAACTCAGCCTTAGATCCATTTGGCAAGATTCCTGAGTTTAAGTACTGCGCGGTCAAACTTGCTAGAGGTGGTCAGGCTGCCCCAGTGATGGGTTATGGAACGAATGACCCTAGTAGGAAGCAAGCTGTAGTTACCTGCTAA
- the nadB gene encoding L-aspartate oxidase has protein sequence MASSKSQTPPTDSKAELPVLIIGAGLAGLTVALHMAETQPVIVMAKRGLGEAATAWAQGGIVGVVDKVHDSVDSHVADTLDAGAGLVVESTARYIAEESAEAIRWLVEQGVPFTADETGPMGLHLTREGGHSQRRIAHVADATGKAIHEVLLDKARAHKNIQLLEHWIALDLITNRHLDAKTQRTKPNRCYGVYALDINNNRVETIEAKSVVLATGGVGKVYKYTSNPDTATGDGIAMAWRAGCRVGNMEFIQFHPTCLYHPSDRTFLITEAMRGEGGLLKLPNGTRFMPEHDERHELAPRDIVARAIDFEMKKHGLDYVHLDATHLGAAFIQEHFPMIYARCMSLGLDITKESIPVVPAAHYTCGGVVTDLKGRTDLPGLYAVGEATYTGLHGANRLASNSLLECIVIGKSAAADISAMKTPAMPNLPLWDESQVEDADEQVVIAHNWDELRSLMWNYVGIVRTNRRLERALHRIKLLRYEVQEYYANFKVTRDLIELRNLLECAELIVRSALMRRESRGLHYSRDYPGTWAVSYPTILTPQAEGNSEGSET, from the coding sequence ATGGCTAGTTCAAAATCCCAAACCCCGCCAACCGACTCCAAAGCAGAATTGCCTGTCCTGATCATTGGAGCGGGTTTAGCAGGCCTGACTGTAGCTCTGCATATGGCAGAGACGCAACCAGTCATTGTGATGGCCAAGCGCGGTCTGGGTGAGGCTGCAACCGCCTGGGCTCAAGGCGGCATCGTTGGAGTGGTTGATAAAGTACATGACAGTGTTGATTCTCATGTTGCCGATACTTTAGATGCTGGCGCAGGACTCGTAGTGGAGTCCACTGCTCGATACATCGCTGAAGAAAGTGCTGAAGCGATTCGTTGGCTTGTTGAGCAGGGCGTTCCGTTTACCGCCGATGAGACTGGCCCTATGGGCTTGCATCTGACTCGTGAAGGTGGTCACAGTCAGCGTCGTATCGCACACGTTGCGGACGCTACTGGTAAGGCCATTCATGAGGTGTTGTTAGATAAAGCGCGAGCTCATAAAAATATTCAATTACTAGAGCACTGGATTGCTTTAGATCTGATTACCAATCGTCACTTAGATGCGAAGACACAACGCACTAAGCCGAATCGCTGTTATGGGGTATATGCCCTTGATATTAACAATAATCGTGTCGAAACGATTGAAGCTAAGTCAGTTGTATTAGCTACCGGTGGTGTTGGCAAGGTATATAAATACACCAGTAACCCCGATACCGCCACAGGAGATGGTATTGCCATGGCTTGGCGTGCAGGCTGCCGCGTCGGTAATATGGAATTTATTCAGTTCCACCCAACGTGTCTGTATCACCCCAGTGATAGAACTTTTTTAATTACTGAGGCGATGCGTGGTGAAGGTGGTCTACTCAAGCTACCCAATGGCACTCGCTTTATGCCCGAGCATGACGAGCGTCATGAGCTAGCGCCACGTGATATTGTGGCTAGAGCAATCGACTTTGAAATGAAAAAGCATGGTCTCGATTACGTGCATCTCGATGCCACTCATTTAGGTGCAGCTTTTATTCAAGAGCATTTCCCAATGATCTATGCGCGCTGCATGAGTTTGGGACTAGATATTACTAAAGAGTCAATACCTGTAGTACCAGCAGCGCACTATACCTGCGGTGGTGTTGTTACTGATCTTAAAGGGCGCACTGATTTGCCTGGTCTATATGCGGTAGGCGAAGCTACTTATACAGGCTTGCATGGCGCCAATCGTTTGGCAAGCAATTCATTATTGGAGTGCATCGTTATTGGTAAATCTGCTGCTGCAGATATCTCCGCTATGAAAACACCAGCAATGCCCAATTTACCTTTATGGGACGAGAGTCAGGTTGAGGATGCAGATGAACAAGTGGTGATTGCTCATAACTGGGATGAGTTACGCTCATTGATGTGGAATTACGTCGGTATTGTGAGAACCAATCGAAGACTAGAGCGTGCATTACACCGCATCAAACTCCTCAGATATGAAGTGCAAGAGTATTACGCAAACTTTAAAGTGACGCGAGATCTAATTGAGCTGCGTAACTTACTTGAGTGTGCTGAGTTGATTGTGAGATCAGCGCTCATGCGCCGAGAGAGTAGGGGGCTACATTACAGCCGCGACTACCCAGGCACTTGGGCAGTTTCTTATCCAACAATCTTAACCCCGCAGGCTGAGGGTAATTCTGAAGGCTCTGAAACCTAG
- the nadC gene encoding carboxylating nicotinate-nucleotide diphosphorylase has protein sequence MFDYNETLEQARQRNIADALMEDIGKCDWTAQLVPSKPVHAQLIVRQEAVLCGVDWFEGTLKKLDPAAKVTWYYLEGDLMKPDTKVCDIEANSRALLSAERPCINFLQTLSWTASIARQYVDAIAGVSPNPKGCAVLDTRKTIPGLRQAQKYAVRVGGGQNQRLALWHGILIKENHIAAAGGVAAAVKAAQALNSGVDIQIEVENFTELKEALDAGAQSILIDNFTTEQMKEAVTFTNGRALLEASGGIDLDQMRAIAATGVDRISLGKLTKDIKAVDFSLRIST, from the coding sequence ATGTTTGATTACAACGAAACCTTAGAGCAGGCACGCCAACGTAATATCGCTGATGCGCTGATGGAGGATATTGGCAAGTGCGATTGGACAGCGCAACTAGTTCCCAGCAAACCCGTGCATGCACAACTGATCGTTCGTCAAGAAGCTGTTCTGTGTGGGGTAGATTGGTTTGAGGGTACTCTCAAGAAATTAGATCCTGCAGCAAAGGTGACGTGGTACTACCTAGAGGGCGACTTGATGAAGCCCGATACCAAAGTTTGCGATATTGAAGCAAACTCTCGAGCCCTACTCTCTGCTGAGCGTCCCTGTATTAACTTCTTACAAACACTATCGTGGACGGCTAGTATTGCTCGTCAATACGTTGATGCCATCGCAGGCGTCAGCCCAAATCCAAAGGGTTGCGCTGTCCTCGATACACGCAAAACCATTCCGGGCTTACGTCAGGCACAGAAGTATGCAGTACGTGTTGGCGGTGGTCAAAATCAACGTCTTGCACTTTGGCATGGCATCTTAATTAAAGAAAATCATATTGCTGCAGCAGGAGGCGTTGCTGCTGCAGTAAAAGCTGCACAGGCTTTAAATTCTGGGGTGGACATTCAGATTGAAGTGGAAAACTTTACTGAATTGAAAGAGGCATTGGATGCTGGGGCACAAAGCATCTTGATTGATAACTTTACTACCGAGCAAATGAAAGAAGCGGTTACCTTTACCAATGGTCGCGCCTTATTGGAGGCCTCTGGTGGTATCGACTTAGATCAGATGCGTGCCATTGCTGCTACAGGTGTTGATCGCATCTCCCTTGGTAAGCTGACTAAAGATATTAAGGCGGTGGATTTCTCGTTGAGAATATCTACATAG
- the nadA gene encoding quinolinate synthase NadA, giving the protein MTSIVSTPIAYDYPQQNAAGGTCTAQAWAKTPPQLHGTEKAAVIARIKQLLIEKDAALVAHYYVDGDIQDLAMETSGYVADSLEMARFGKNHSAKNLIVAGVRFMGESAKILSPEKRVFMPDLEASCSLDLGCDAADFAAFRALHPDRTVVVYANTSAAVKAQADWMVTSSCALAIIHQIKVEGKKILWAPDRHLGRYIQEQTGADMLLWNGACIVHDEFKAVELEMLMAAHPNAMVLVHPESPQAVVDLADVVGSTSAMIKAVVEGSATEYIVATDNGILHRMRQLAPNKVLIEAPTAGDSATCKSCAHCPWMAMNGLQGILNCLENASGEIFIKEDVRIKALGCIERMLDFTQNHPDLLAKAQHGFVKNIGVA; this is encoded by the coding sequence ATGACTTCAATTGTTAGCACTCCTATAGCCTACGATTACCCTCAGCAGAATGCTGCCGGAGGTACCTGCACCGCTCAAGCTTGGGCCAAAACACCTCCCCAACTTCATGGCACTGAGAAGGCGGCTGTTATTGCTCGCATTAAGCAACTACTAATTGAGAAAGATGCTGCCTTGGTGGCCCACTACTATGTAGATGGAGATATTCAGGATTTAGCGATGGAGACTAGTGGTTACGTAGCCGACTCTCTAGAGATGGCCCGCTTTGGTAAGAATCACTCTGCCAAGAATTTGATTGTTGCTGGCGTGCGCTTTATGGGTGAATCTGCCAAAATTTTGAGCCCAGAAAAGCGCGTCTTCATGCCAGACCTAGAAGCAAGTTGCTCTCTAGACTTGGGCTGTGATGCTGCTGACTTTGCTGCATTTAGAGCCCTGCATCCGGATCGCACAGTGGTTGTCTATGCCAATACAAGTGCTGCCGTAAAAGCACAAGCCGATTGGATGGTAACTAGCTCTTGCGCTTTAGCCATTATTCATCAAATCAAAGTTGAGGGTAAAAAAATCTTGTGGGCACCTGATCGTCACTTAGGTCGCTATATTCAAGAGCAGACTGGCGCAGATATGTTGTTATGGAATGGTGCGTGCATTGTTCATGATGAATTTAAAGCGGTTGAATTAGAAATGTTAATGGCAGCACATCCTAACGCCATGGTTCTAGTTCACCCCGAGTCTCCACAAGCAGTTGTAGATTTAGCAGATGTCGTTGGTTCCACATCTGCCATGATTAAAGCCGTCGTTGAAGGCTCTGCTACTGAATATATCGTGGCCACTGATAATGGTATCTTGCATCGTATGCGCCAATTGGCCCCAAATAAAGTGTTGATCGAGGCCCCTACTGCTGGTGATAGTGCCACCTGCAAGAGTTGCGCTCATTGCCCTTGGATGGCCATGAATGGCTTGCAAGGTATTCTGAATTGCCTTGAGAACGCCTCTGGTGAAATTTTTATCAAAGAAGATGTTCGAATCAAAGCATTGGGCTGCATCGAGCGAATGTTAGATTTCACACAAAATCATCCCGATCTTCTGGCCAAGGCTCAACATGGCTTTGTGAAAAATATTGGCGTCGCTTAA
- a CDS encoding phosphomannomutase/phosphoglucomutase, whose protein sequence is MQLSPSIFKAYDIRGIIDETLDPSIAKLIGQAFGTEMRELGETDIVIGRDGRLSGPSLIEALTEGLLSTGINVIDLGMVATPMVYFAANHTINGKTPKSGIMITGSHNPPNYNGFKMVLGTAAIYGEKIQDLRKRIEAKKFITGQGNRSSFDIFPMYLNYIVGDVKLARPIKIAVDCGNGVGGAFAGKLFRALGCEVQELFCEVDGHFPNHHPDPAHIENLQDLIKNLQTTDNELGLAFDGDADRLGVVTKDGQVIFPDRQMMLFAKDVLSRNPGGQIIYDVKCTRNLASYVKEHGGEPIMWKTGHSLVKAKLKETGAPLAGEMSGHIFFKDRWFGFDDGLYTGARLLEILSKEKNPSDTLNNLPNAICTPELQLACAEGEPFALLETIKANAKFPSSESINTIDGVRVEYADGFGLARPSNTTPVVVMRFEADSKEAIQRIQAEFKAVLLAVKPEAKLPF, encoded by the coding sequence ATGCAATTGTCTCCATCTATTTTTAAAGCCTATGACATCCGCGGCATTATTGATGAGACTTTAGATCCTTCTATCGCCAAACTTATTGGTCAAGCCTTTGGCACTGAAATGCGTGAGCTTGGTGAGACAGATATCGTCATTGGTCGCGATGGCCGCCTATCTGGCCCTAGTTTGATTGAAGCGTTAACAGAAGGCCTACTCTCCACCGGTATTAATGTGATCGATTTAGGTATGGTGGCTACTCCAATGGTGTACTTTGCTGCTAATCACACCATCAATGGCAAAACACCGAAATCCGGGATCATGATTACCGGAAGCCATAATCCCCCGAATTATAACGGCTTCAAAATGGTCTTGGGTACTGCGGCGATTTATGGTGAAAAGATTCAGGACTTACGTAAACGCATTGAAGCTAAGAAATTTATCACCGGTCAAGGGAATCGAAGTAGCTTTGATATTTTCCCGATGTATCTCAACTATATCGTCGGCGATGTGAAGCTGGCTCGCCCCATAAAGATTGCGGTGGATTGTGGCAATGGTGTTGGTGGCGCTTTTGCTGGCAAGCTTTTCAGAGCTTTAGGTTGCGAAGTTCAAGAGTTGTTCTGCGAAGTTGATGGGCATTTTCCCAATCACCATCCAGATCCAGCCCATATTGAGAATCTACAAGATCTCATCAAGAACCTCCAGACTACCGATAATGAACTGGGTCTCGCCTTCGATGGTGATGCCGATCGTTTGGGTGTGGTCACTAAAGATGGTCAGGTGATTTTTCCTGATCGTCAAATGATGCTCTTTGCTAAAGATGTTCTCTCTCGCAATCCTGGCGGTCAAATTATTTACGATGTGAAGTGCACTCGCAATTTAGCCTCTTACGTTAAGGAGCATGGTGGCGAGCCGATCATGTGGAAAACTGGCCACTCTTTGGTAAAAGCTAAGCTCAAAGAAACAGGTGCTCCACTAGCTGGTGAGATGAGCGGTCACATCTTCTTTAAGGATCGTTGGTTTGGATTTGATGATGGACTTTATACCGGCGCTCGCTTACTAGAGATTCTCAGTAAAGAAAAAAATCCTAGCGATACCCTCAATAACTTACCTAATGCCATCTGCACACCAGAATTGCAACTCGCTTGCGCTGAAGGTGAGCCATTCGCACTGCTTGAAACCATTAAAGCCAATGCGAAGTTCCCAAGCTCAGAATCAATCAATACGATTGATGGCGTGCGAGTGGAATACGCCGATGGCTTTGGTCTGGCCCGACCCTCTAATACAACACCAGTTGTGGTGATGCGCTTCGAGGCTGATAGTAAAGAGGCTATCCAGCGTATACAGGCGGAGTTTAAGGCGGTGCTGTTGGCTGTAAAGCCGGAAGCAAAGTTACCGTTTTAA